Proteins found in one Epinephelus fuscoguttatus linkage group LG4, E.fuscoguttatus.final_Chr_v1 genomic segment:
- the myo5c gene encoding unconventional myosin-Vc isoform X2, which produces MCSCADLPEFKNLRLLGADKFQYTCMGGEIAIEGVDDKKDMEETRRTFSLLGLNEDFQFNVFKVLAAILHLGNAKIKDSGDGKSSVPPSDPHLAVFCELLDVSTEQLARWLCHRRIVLVTETVVKPVPKERAVNARDALAKQIYAHLFDCIITRINTALKVPGKQHAFIGVLDIYGFETFDINSFEQFCINYANEKLQQQFNLHVFKLEQEEYMKEDIPWTLIDFYDNQPVIDLIEAKMGILDLLDEECLFPQGTDQSWLQKLFNYLDANPLFEKPRLSNEAFVIQHFADKVEYQCKGFLEKNRDTLYEELVDIMRASKFPFLANFFREEEQSTVSSKGVKVRPARPGVKPANKQLRTSVGDKFCSSLSLLMETLNATTPHYVRCIKPNDEKLPFEYDSRRVVQQLRACGVLETIRISAQSYPSRWTYIEFYSRYSILMSHQEADVRDKKQTCKKVLQRLIQDPNQYKFGRTKIFFRAGQVAYLEKLRLDRLRGASVTIQKHFRGWSQRRKYLRMRQAAIILQQYIRGEKTIRKTVTAATLKQGWASVVIQKYWRGYRMRQIFQVVRLASITIQAFTRGWMARKRYKKMMEEQKALILQKYARAWLVRRRFQTMRRLVLNVQLSYRVQTLKKKIEEQNKENRGLMERLTSLANSHAQTVDRLQVLEVQLEKSTNQKASLEAREKKAKEDASVTTAQLKKEIDALNLEKQNLEKKFEASTKEAQESFDEIKRGLQEEKEYEARLRKIAENNTEIQRHDHEREVEALKEEIKRLKEERVSLQRKIEEADRANSDLQEQNIQLTKHIKVIPELRRDLNNLQNQRNNMDRRMKQQSEQARAKMNDITRQLLGGVVEQEVLLGLTPDDSEKIYEVEDLLTAFDGLQKATRILESHQREQKESYETQVEGLKLKMDHLQNENSKLQNLFQEKSNVNESIRQEVSRLSSENSVIPELKLQASELQRQKQELEVRIEEQSRELAEKVEEITNTLQRKIKEESSQRRHFEEKAEELEELKRELHGKVEELEEENDHLKRQLLMEMEAKSKLRQETSQLTAENMDFEEQLDQKDRLIRKLQNQIKSLETSQKAVKQTSAPAIPKDYLGMLEYKREDESRLIQNIILELKPKGVVVSMMPGLPANILFMCIRHADYLNDEVKLKSLMTAIINGVKKVIMSYHKDFELLSFWLSNTYQLLNCLKQYSGEEEFMKQNTPRQKKNCLKNFDLSEHRQILSDMAIQIYHQFISVMEKSLAPAIVPGMLEHESLQGISSMKPTGFRKRSNSIYEDSETHTISSIIQQLSVFHSTMSQHGMEQGLIKQAVKQMFFLIGATALNNIMLRKDMCSCRKGMQIRCNISYLEEWLKEKQMQSSNAMDTLRPLSQAAWLLQVNKSTDDDANEITEKCTELNPVQIVKILNSYTPIDDFEKRVSSSFVRKVQSLLHDRDGSTQLMLDSDYRFQVTFPFCPSSQALELLQVPSSLHLGFLTRI; this is translated from the exons ATGTGTTCCTGTGCTGACCTGCCAGAGTTCAAGAATCTGAgactgt TGGGTGCAGATAAGTTCCAGTACACCTGCATGGGCGGTGAGATCGCTATTGAAGGTGTAGATGACAAGAAAGACATGGAGGAGACTCGACGCACCTTCTCACtgctgg GGCTGAACGAGGACTTTCAGTTCAATGTGTTCAAAGTTCTGGCGGCCATTCTGCATTTGGGAAATGCGAAAATCAAAGACTCTGGAGATGGCAAATCATCAGTCCCT CCCAGTGATCCACACCTGGCAGTCTTCTGCGAGCTGCTGGATGTGAGCACGGAGCAGTTGGCACGCTGGCTGTGCCATCGGAGGATCGTTCTGGTGACTGAGACGGTGGTGAAGCCGGTGCCCAAAGAGCGGGCGGTAAATGCCAGAGATGCCCTAGCCAAGCAGATCTACGCCCATCTGTTCGACTGCATTATTACCAGGATAAACACAGCATTGAAGGTTCCAGGAAAGCAACATGCTTTCATTGGTGTTCTGGATATTTATGG CTTTGAAACATTTGACATCAACAGCTTTGAACAGTTTTGTATCAACTACGCAAATGAGAAGCTTCAACAACAGTTTAACTTG CATGTGTTCAAGCTGGAGCAAGAGGAATACATGAAAGAGGACATCCCATGGACGCTGATAGATTTCTATGACAACCAGCCAGTCATTGACCTGATTGAGGCAAAGATGGGGATCCTGGACCTGCTTGATGAAGAATGTTTG TTTCCTCAGGGCACTGACCAAAGCTGGCTGCAAAAGCTGTTCAACTACCTCGATGCCAATCCTCTGTTTGAGAAGCCCAGGTTATCAAATGAGGCATTTGTGATTCAACACTTTGCAGACAAG GTGGAATATCAATGCAAAGGTTTTCTTGAAAAGAACAGAGACACTCTCTATGAAGAGCTGGTTGATATCATGAGAGCCAGTAAG TTTCCCTTTCTGGCCAACTTTTTCCGAGAGGAGGAGCAAAGCACTGTGAGCAGTAAAGGTGTCAAAGTGAGGCCGGCCAGGCCCGGAGTGAAACCAGCCAATAAACAGCTGAGGACCTCAGTGGGAGATAAG TTCTGCAGCTCCCTGTCTTTACTGATGGAAACACTGAATGCCACCACCCCTCATTATGTGCGCTGCATTAAGCCCAATGATGAAAAGCTCCCATTTGA atatgaCTCCAGGAGGGTGGTGCAGCAGCTGCGAGCCTGTGGAGTCCTTGAAACTATTCGCATCAGTGCACAGAGTTATCCATCCAG gTGGACCTACATTGAGTTTTACAGCCGATACAGTATCCTAATGTCACATCAGGAGGCTGACGTCAGGGACAAGAAACAGACCTGCAAGAAAGTGCTGCAGAGGTTGATTCAG GACCCCAACCAGTACAAGTTTGGCCGGACAAAGATCTTCTTCCGAGCCGGTCAGGTAGCTTATCTAGAGAAGCTGCGTCTGGACCGACTGAGAGGAGCCTCCGTGACCATCCAGAAACACTTTCGTGGGTGGAGCCAGAGGAGGAAGTACCTGCGCATGAGACAGGCGGCCATCATCCTCCAACAGTACATCCGTGGAGAGAAGACAATCCG TAAAACAGTGACTGCTGCAACACTGAAGCAGGGCTGGGCATCAGTGGTGATCCAGAAATACTGGAGGGGTTACCGCATGAGACAGATCTTCCAGGTAGTCCGTCTGGCCTCCATCACCATTCAGGCTTTCACACGAGGTTGGATGGCCCGAAAACGGTACAAAAAG ATGATGGAGGAGCAGAAAGCTCTGATTCTACAGAAGTACGCCAGAGCATGGCTGGTACGGCGGCGTTTTCAAACCATGCGTCGGCTTGTGCTCAACGTTCAGCTCTCCTACAGGGTGCAGACGCTCAAGAAGAAGATTGAAGAGCAG AACAAAGAGAACCGTGGATTGATGGAAAGACTGACAAGCTTGGCCAACTCTCACGCTCAGACGGTGGACAGGCTTCAAGTTCTTGAAGTACAGCTGGAAAAATCAACCAACCAGAAGGCGTCTTTGGAGGCGAGGGAGAAGAAAGCGAAAGAAGATGCCAGTGTG ACAACTGCACAGCTTAAAAAGGAAATAGATGCTCTAAACCTTGAAAAGCAGAACCTGGAGAAGAAGTTTGAAGCTTCCACCAAAGAAGCCCAAG AAAGCTTTGATGAGATAAAGAGGGGCCTTCAGGAAGAGAAAGAATATGAAGCAAGGCTGAGAAA AATTGCAGAGAACAACACTGAGATCCAGCGACATGACCATGAGAGAGAGGTGGAAGCCCTGAAAGAGGAGATTAAGAGACTGAAAGAGGAGAGAGTCAGTCTGCAGAGAAAGATCGAGGAGGCGGACAGGGCGAACTCTGACCTGCAGGAGCAGAATATCCAGCTCACCAAACATATCAAGGTCATTCCTGAGCTGCGCAGGGATCTCAACAACCTGCAAAACCAGAGGAATAACATGGACAGGAGGATGAAGCAACAGTCGGAACAAGCACGAG CTAAAATGAACGATATTACGAGACAACTTCTGGGTGGTGTTGTCGAACAGGAGGTTCTTTTGGg GCTAACCCCAGACGACTCTGAGAAGATTTATGAAGTTGAAGACTTGCTAACAGCCTTTGATGGACTGCAGAAAGCAACCAG AATACTGGAAAGCCACCAGAGGGAGCAGAAGGAGAGCTATGAGACCCAAGTGGAGGGCTTGAAGTTGAAAATGGACCACCTCCAAAATGAGAACAGCAAGTTGCAAAACCTGTTCCAGGAGAAAAGTAATGTCAACGAGAGCATTCGCCAAGAAGTGTCCAGGCTCAGCAGCGAGAACTca GTGATACCAGAGCTGAAACTACAGGCTTCAGAGCTgcagaggcaaaagcaagaatTGGAGGTCCGCAtagaggagcagagcagagaactAGCAG AAAAAGTTGAGGAGATCACGAACACTCTCCAGAGGAAGATTAAAGAGGAGAGCTCACAACGCAG gCACTTTGAGGAGAAAGCTGAAGAGCTGGAGGAGCTGAAGAGGGAGCTTCATGGCAAAGTAGAGGAGCTGGAAGAGGAGAATGATCACTTGAAGAGACAGCTGCTGATGGAGATGGAGGCCAAGAGCAAACTGAGACAGGAGACATCACAGTTAACTGCTGAGAACATG GACTTTGAGGAGCAGCTTGACCAGAAAGACAGATTAATAAGGAAACTCCAGAATCAAATAAAGAGCCTTGAAACATCACAGAAAG CAGTGAAGCAAACGTCTGCGCCCGCAATTCCCAAAGATTACCTCGGCATGTTGGAGTACAAGAGAGAGGACGAATCCAGGCTCATTCAGAACATCATTCTGG AGCTGAAGCCCAAAGGTGTGGTGGTCAGTATGATGCCCGGCCTGCCGGCTAACATCCTCTTTATGTGCATCCGCCACGCTGACTACCTGAACGATGAAGTCAAACTCAAGTCTCTCATGACTGCCATCATCAACGGTGTCAAAAAGGTCATCATG agTTACCACAAAGACTTTGAGTTGCTGTCGTTCTGGCTCTCAAACACATATCAGCTGCTCAACTGTCTGAAGCAGTACAGCGGGGAGGAG GAGTTCATGAAACAAAACACTCCTCGCCAGAAGAAGAACTGCTTGAAGAATTTTGATTTGTCTGAACATAGACAGATTCTCAGCGACATGGCCATTCAGATCTACCACCAGTTTATCTCAGTCATGGAGAAGAGCCTCGCTCCTGCAATTG TGCCCGGCATGTTGGAGCACGAGAGTTTACAGGGAATCTCCAGCATGAAGCCGACGGGCTTCAGGAAGCGTTCCAACAGCATCTATGAGGACTCGGAGACACACACCATCTCCTCCATCATTCAGCAGCTCAGTGTCTTCCACTCCACCATGAGCCAGCATGGCATGGAGCAGGGCCTCATCAAACAGGCTGTCAAGCAAATGTTCTTCCTCATTGGTGCGACTGCCCTCAACAACATCATGCTCCGCAAAGACATGTGCTCCTGCAGGAAGGGAATGCAAATCAg GTGTAACATCAGTTATCTGGAGGAATGGCTGAAGGAGAAGCAAATGCAAAGCTCTAACGCCATGGATACTCTTAGGCCGCTGTCACAGGCCGCCTGGCTGCTGCAGGTCAACAAGTCCACTGATGATGACGCCAACGAAATCACTGAAAAATGCACTGAGCTCAACCCTGTTCAG ATTGTCAAGATCTTGAACTCGTACACACCCATTGATGATTTTGAGAAAAGGGTGTCGTCGTCATTTGTCCGCAAAGTTCAG TCGTTACTACATGACCGTGACGGATCCACACAGCTGATGCTCGACTCGGACTATCGTTTCCAGGTCACGTTTCCTTTCTGCCCGTCCTCACaggctctggagctgctgcaggtcCCCAGCAGCCTTCATCTTGGCTTTCTAACCAGGATCTGA
- the myo5c gene encoding unconventional myosin-Vc isoform X1 — MALLELYTEYNRVWIPDAEHVWKSAEIIRDFHIGDNVLELLLEDGTEHYYPVDPSKPQLPPLRNPDILVGENDLTALSYLHEPAVLHNLKVRFVESRIIYTYCGIILVAVNPYKELHVYGDAVIHAYSGQNMGDMDPHIFAVAEEAYKQMARNHKNQSIIVSGESGAGKTVSARYAMRYFAVVSKSGSKTRVEDKVLASNPVTEAIGNAKTTRNDNSSRFGKYTEISFDRRYRIIGANMRTYLLEKSRVIFQADDERNYHIFYQMCSCADLPEFKNLRLLGADKFQYTCMGGEIAIEGVDDKKDMEETRRTFSLLGLNEDFQFNVFKVLAAILHLGNAKIKDSGDGKSSVPPSDPHLAVFCELLDVSTEQLARWLCHRRIVLVTETVVKPVPKERAVNARDALAKQIYAHLFDCIITRINTALKVPGKQHAFIGVLDIYGFETFDINSFEQFCINYANEKLQQQFNLHVFKLEQEEYMKEDIPWTLIDFYDNQPVIDLIEAKMGILDLLDEECLFPQGTDQSWLQKLFNYLDANPLFEKPRLSNEAFVIQHFADKVEYQCKGFLEKNRDTLYEELVDIMRASKFPFLANFFREEEQSTVSSKGVKVRPARPGVKPANKQLRTSVGDKFCSSLSLLMETLNATTPHYVRCIKPNDEKLPFEYDSRRVVQQLRACGVLETIRISAQSYPSRWTYIEFYSRYSILMSHQEADVRDKKQTCKKVLQRLIQDPNQYKFGRTKIFFRAGQVAYLEKLRLDRLRGASVTIQKHFRGWSQRRKYLRMRQAAIILQQYIRGEKTIRKTVTAATLKQGWASVVIQKYWRGYRMRQIFQVVRLASITIQAFTRGWMARKRYKKMMEEQKALILQKYARAWLVRRRFQTMRRLVLNVQLSYRVQTLKKKIEEQNKENRGLMERLTSLANSHAQTVDRLQVLEVQLEKSTNQKASLEAREKKAKEDASVTTAQLKKEIDALNLEKQNLEKKFEASTKEAQESFDEIKRGLQEEKEYEARLRKIAENNTEIQRHDHEREVEALKEEIKRLKEERVSLQRKIEEADRANSDLQEQNIQLTKHIKVIPELRRDLNNLQNQRNNMDRRMKQQSEQARAKMNDITRQLLGGVVEQEVLLGLTPDDSEKIYEVEDLLTAFDGLQKATRILESHQREQKESYETQVEGLKLKMDHLQNENSKLQNLFQEKSNVNESIRQEVSRLSSENSVIPELKLQASELQRQKQELEVRIEEQSRELAEKVEEITNTLQRKIKEESSQRRHFEEKAEELEELKRELHGKVEELEEENDHLKRQLLMEMEAKSKLRQETSQLTAENMDFEEQLDQKDRLIRKLQNQIKSLETSQKAVKQTSAPAIPKDYLGMLEYKREDESRLIQNIILELKPKGVVVSMMPGLPANILFMCIRHADYLNDEVKLKSLMTAIINGVKKVIMSYHKDFELLSFWLSNTYQLLNCLKQYSGEEEFMKQNTPRQKKNCLKNFDLSEHRQILSDMAIQIYHQFISVMEKSLAPAIVPGMLEHESLQGISSMKPTGFRKRSNSIYEDSETHTISSIIQQLSVFHSTMSQHGMEQGLIKQAVKQMFFLIGATALNNIMLRKDMCSCRKGMQIRCNISYLEEWLKEKQMQSSNAMDTLRPLSQAAWLLQVNKSTDDDANEITEKCTELNPVQIVKILNSYTPIDDFEKRVSSSFVRKVQSLLHDRDGSTQLMLDSDYRFQVTFPFCPSSQALELLQVPSSLHLGFLTRI, encoded by the exons ATGGCTTTGTTGGAGCTGTACACCGAG TACAACAGAGTGTGGATACCAGATGCAGAACATGTGTGGAAATCAGCCGAGATTATCAGAGACTTTCATATTGGGGATAATGTCCTTGAACTGCTTCTTGAAGATGGCACT GAGCACTACTACCCTGTTGACCCATCAAAGCCACAGCTCCCTCCACTCCGCAACCCTGACATCTTGGTGGGGGAGAATGACCTCACTGCCCTCAGCTACCTGCATGAACCTGCAGTCCTGCATAATCTTAAAGTTAGATTTGTGGAGTCCAGAATCATCTACACCTACTGTG GTATTATACTAGTGGCTGTAAATCCATACAAAGAGCTTCATGTCTATGGAGATGCAGTCATTCATGCCTACTCAGGCCAAAACATGGGAGACATGGACCCTCATATATTTGCAGTGGCAGAGGAGGCTTACAAACAGATGGCCAG AAACCACAAGAACCAGTCTATCATTGTCAGTGGTGAATCTGGAGCCGGTAAAACTGTGTCTGCTCGATACGCCATGAGATACTTTGCTGTTGTGAGCAAGTCTGGAAGTAAGACTCGTGTTGAAGACAAAGTCTTGGCTTCCAACCCCGTAACAGAG GCAATTGGAAATGCAAAGACCACCAGGAACGACAACAGCAGCCGTTTTGGGAAATACACAGAGATCAGCTTTGACAGGAGGTACCGGATCATCGGAGCGAACATGAGGACGTATCTCCTTGAGAAATCCAGAGTCATTTTTCAG GCAGACGACGAGCGAAACTATCACATATTCTACCAGATGTGTTCCTGTGCTGACCTGCCAGAGTTCAAGAATCTGAgactgt TGGGTGCAGATAAGTTCCAGTACACCTGCATGGGCGGTGAGATCGCTATTGAAGGTGTAGATGACAAGAAAGACATGGAGGAGACTCGACGCACCTTCTCACtgctgg GGCTGAACGAGGACTTTCAGTTCAATGTGTTCAAAGTTCTGGCGGCCATTCTGCATTTGGGAAATGCGAAAATCAAAGACTCTGGAGATGGCAAATCATCAGTCCCT CCCAGTGATCCACACCTGGCAGTCTTCTGCGAGCTGCTGGATGTGAGCACGGAGCAGTTGGCACGCTGGCTGTGCCATCGGAGGATCGTTCTGGTGACTGAGACGGTGGTGAAGCCGGTGCCCAAAGAGCGGGCGGTAAATGCCAGAGATGCCCTAGCCAAGCAGATCTACGCCCATCTGTTCGACTGCATTATTACCAGGATAAACACAGCATTGAAGGTTCCAGGAAAGCAACATGCTTTCATTGGTGTTCTGGATATTTATGG CTTTGAAACATTTGACATCAACAGCTTTGAACAGTTTTGTATCAACTACGCAAATGAGAAGCTTCAACAACAGTTTAACTTG CATGTGTTCAAGCTGGAGCAAGAGGAATACATGAAAGAGGACATCCCATGGACGCTGATAGATTTCTATGACAACCAGCCAGTCATTGACCTGATTGAGGCAAAGATGGGGATCCTGGACCTGCTTGATGAAGAATGTTTG TTTCCTCAGGGCACTGACCAAAGCTGGCTGCAAAAGCTGTTCAACTACCTCGATGCCAATCCTCTGTTTGAGAAGCCCAGGTTATCAAATGAGGCATTTGTGATTCAACACTTTGCAGACAAG GTGGAATATCAATGCAAAGGTTTTCTTGAAAAGAACAGAGACACTCTCTATGAAGAGCTGGTTGATATCATGAGAGCCAGTAAG TTTCCCTTTCTGGCCAACTTTTTCCGAGAGGAGGAGCAAAGCACTGTGAGCAGTAAAGGTGTCAAAGTGAGGCCGGCCAGGCCCGGAGTGAAACCAGCCAATAAACAGCTGAGGACCTCAGTGGGAGATAAG TTCTGCAGCTCCCTGTCTTTACTGATGGAAACACTGAATGCCACCACCCCTCATTATGTGCGCTGCATTAAGCCCAATGATGAAAAGCTCCCATTTGA atatgaCTCCAGGAGGGTGGTGCAGCAGCTGCGAGCCTGTGGAGTCCTTGAAACTATTCGCATCAGTGCACAGAGTTATCCATCCAG gTGGACCTACATTGAGTTTTACAGCCGATACAGTATCCTAATGTCACATCAGGAGGCTGACGTCAGGGACAAGAAACAGACCTGCAAGAAAGTGCTGCAGAGGTTGATTCAG GACCCCAACCAGTACAAGTTTGGCCGGACAAAGATCTTCTTCCGAGCCGGTCAGGTAGCTTATCTAGAGAAGCTGCGTCTGGACCGACTGAGAGGAGCCTCCGTGACCATCCAGAAACACTTTCGTGGGTGGAGCCAGAGGAGGAAGTACCTGCGCATGAGACAGGCGGCCATCATCCTCCAACAGTACATCCGTGGAGAGAAGACAATCCG TAAAACAGTGACTGCTGCAACACTGAAGCAGGGCTGGGCATCAGTGGTGATCCAGAAATACTGGAGGGGTTACCGCATGAGACAGATCTTCCAGGTAGTCCGTCTGGCCTCCATCACCATTCAGGCTTTCACACGAGGTTGGATGGCCCGAAAACGGTACAAAAAG ATGATGGAGGAGCAGAAAGCTCTGATTCTACAGAAGTACGCCAGAGCATGGCTGGTACGGCGGCGTTTTCAAACCATGCGTCGGCTTGTGCTCAACGTTCAGCTCTCCTACAGGGTGCAGACGCTCAAGAAGAAGATTGAAGAGCAG AACAAAGAGAACCGTGGATTGATGGAAAGACTGACAAGCTTGGCCAACTCTCACGCTCAGACGGTGGACAGGCTTCAAGTTCTTGAAGTACAGCTGGAAAAATCAACCAACCAGAAGGCGTCTTTGGAGGCGAGGGAGAAGAAAGCGAAAGAAGATGCCAGTGTG ACAACTGCACAGCTTAAAAAGGAAATAGATGCTCTAAACCTTGAAAAGCAGAACCTGGAGAAGAAGTTTGAAGCTTCCACCAAAGAAGCCCAAG AAAGCTTTGATGAGATAAAGAGGGGCCTTCAGGAAGAGAAAGAATATGAAGCAAGGCTGAGAAA AATTGCAGAGAACAACACTGAGATCCAGCGACATGACCATGAGAGAGAGGTGGAAGCCCTGAAAGAGGAGATTAAGAGACTGAAAGAGGAGAGAGTCAGTCTGCAGAGAAAGATCGAGGAGGCGGACAGGGCGAACTCTGACCTGCAGGAGCAGAATATCCAGCTCACCAAACATATCAAGGTCATTCCTGAGCTGCGCAGGGATCTCAACAACCTGCAAAACCAGAGGAATAACATGGACAGGAGGATGAAGCAACAGTCGGAACAAGCACGAG CTAAAATGAACGATATTACGAGACAACTTCTGGGTGGTGTTGTCGAACAGGAGGTTCTTTTGGg GCTAACCCCAGACGACTCTGAGAAGATTTATGAAGTTGAAGACTTGCTAACAGCCTTTGATGGACTGCAGAAAGCAACCAG AATACTGGAAAGCCACCAGAGGGAGCAGAAGGAGAGCTATGAGACCCAAGTGGAGGGCTTGAAGTTGAAAATGGACCACCTCCAAAATGAGAACAGCAAGTTGCAAAACCTGTTCCAGGAGAAAAGTAATGTCAACGAGAGCATTCGCCAAGAAGTGTCCAGGCTCAGCAGCGAGAACTca GTGATACCAGAGCTGAAACTACAGGCTTCAGAGCTgcagaggcaaaagcaagaatTGGAGGTCCGCAtagaggagcagagcagagaactAGCAG AAAAAGTTGAGGAGATCACGAACACTCTCCAGAGGAAGATTAAAGAGGAGAGCTCACAACGCAG gCACTTTGAGGAGAAAGCTGAAGAGCTGGAGGAGCTGAAGAGGGAGCTTCATGGCAAAGTAGAGGAGCTGGAAGAGGAGAATGATCACTTGAAGAGACAGCTGCTGATGGAGATGGAGGCCAAGAGCAAACTGAGACAGGAGACATCACAGTTAACTGCTGAGAACATG GACTTTGAGGAGCAGCTTGACCAGAAAGACAGATTAATAAGGAAACTCCAGAATCAAATAAAGAGCCTTGAAACATCACAGAAAG CAGTGAAGCAAACGTCTGCGCCCGCAATTCCCAAAGATTACCTCGGCATGTTGGAGTACAAGAGAGAGGACGAATCCAGGCTCATTCAGAACATCATTCTGG AGCTGAAGCCCAAAGGTGTGGTGGTCAGTATGATGCCCGGCCTGCCGGCTAACATCCTCTTTATGTGCATCCGCCACGCTGACTACCTGAACGATGAAGTCAAACTCAAGTCTCTCATGACTGCCATCATCAACGGTGTCAAAAAGGTCATCATG agTTACCACAAAGACTTTGAGTTGCTGTCGTTCTGGCTCTCAAACACATATCAGCTGCTCAACTGTCTGAAGCAGTACAGCGGGGAGGAG GAGTTCATGAAACAAAACACTCCTCGCCAGAAGAAGAACTGCTTGAAGAATTTTGATTTGTCTGAACATAGACAGATTCTCAGCGACATGGCCATTCAGATCTACCACCAGTTTATCTCAGTCATGGAGAAGAGCCTCGCTCCTGCAATTG TGCCCGGCATGTTGGAGCACGAGAGTTTACAGGGAATCTCCAGCATGAAGCCGACGGGCTTCAGGAAGCGTTCCAACAGCATCTATGAGGACTCGGAGACACACACCATCTCCTCCATCATTCAGCAGCTCAGTGTCTTCCACTCCACCATGAGCCAGCATGGCATGGAGCAGGGCCTCATCAAACAGGCTGTCAAGCAAATGTTCTTCCTCATTGGTGCGACTGCCCTCAACAACATCATGCTCCGCAAAGACATGTGCTCCTGCAGGAAGGGAATGCAAATCAg GTGTAACATCAGTTATCTGGAGGAATGGCTGAAGGAGAAGCAAATGCAAAGCTCTAACGCCATGGATACTCTTAGGCCGCTGTCACAGGCCGCCTGGCTGCTGCAGGTCAACAAGTCCACTGATGATGACGCCAACGAAATCACTGAAAAATGCACTGAGCTCAACCCTGTTCAG ATTGTCAAGATCTTGAACTCGTACACACCCATTGATGATTTTGAGAAAAGGGTGTCGTCGTCATTTGTCCGCAAAGTTCAG TCGTTACTACATGACCGTGACGGATCCACACAGCTGATGCTCGACTCGGACTATCGTTTCCAGGTCACGTTTCCTTTCTGCCCGTCCTCACaggctctggagctgctgcaggtcCCCAGCAGCCTTCATCTTGGCTTTCTAACCAGGATCTGA